From Temnothorax longispinosus isolate EJ_2023e chromosome 3, Tlon_JGU_v1, whole genome shotgun sequence, one genomic window encodes:
- the LOC139810665 gene encoding uncharacterized protein, protein MSIRKYSISNHNDIPCFSSKKDKHLRKKEKKSRAMDYRLILRPDLQDLLNKYKEIRDKFSALCVFSEQQQKSLEFEREQSKKIKNNLKNMFCWFMKREDRYKANLDSLEKKNKELNYNLANVQRERDHAVLLNNAKVSELQVEIDLLRVQIEQLRNNHKQQLMLQDKSHEDEISKYKRLLDNTNAKSLLERSVMKKDKCKNVKKNIVINEENIKRKEKLYDELPGLEVDKVVRKRRKLFQDDKEVSDIV, encoded by the exons ATATACCGTGTTTTTCCTCCAAGAAAGATAAGCATCTtcgaaagaaggagaaaaaaagtcGCGCAATGGATTATCGGTTAATTCTGCGTCCTGATCTTCAGGATCTTCTGAATAAGTATAAAGAAATACGCGAT AAATTCTCTGCGCTATGTGTTTTCAGCGAGCAACAGCAGAAGTCCTTAGAATTCGAGCGCGaacaatcgaaaaaaataaaaaataatttgaagaatATGTTTTGCTGGTTCATGAAGCGCGAGGATCGATACAAAGCAAACTTGGATAGTctagagaaaaagaataaggAATTGAATTATAATCTAGCAAATGTGCAACGTGAACGCGATCATGCTGTACTCTTAAACAATGccaaag TTTCCGAATTACAGGTTGAAATCGATCTTTTACGCGTGCAAATAGAACAGCTCAGAAATAATCACAAACAGCAGTTAATGTTACAAGATAAATCTCACGAGGatgaaatttctaaatataaacgtCTTTTGGACAATACGAACGCAAAGTCGCTTTtg GAACGAAGTGTAATGAAAAAAGACAAATGTAAGaacgtaaagaaaaatattgtgataaatgaagaaaatataaaacggaAAGAAAAACTATATGACga ATTACCTGGCTTAGAAGTTGATAAAGTTGTCcgtaaaagaagaaaactatTTCAAGATGACAAGGAAGTGAGTGACATTGTTTAA